A region from the Hydra vulgaris chromosome 10, alternate assembly HydraT2T_AEP genome encodes:
- the LOC136085983 gene encoding uncharacterized protein LOC136085983, with protein MYELGVPLFILVIFNDYSFVANHNGTTCNISSLAVNKLKLIKTKSALFEAVRFLKNKESSLQLNILFEHLNAVRKVNVGEVLYTSDIICRAYKYFAMRRSLYDCLCIDYKLPSIRTLTRLTSKINSMEDLSFINSIFMNLNPLKTTSILLIDEVYVKALLLYQRGALFGQAVNYPEKLAKILSFMIKCLFGGPKFICRAQPVANLSPEF; from the coding sequence ATGTACGAACTTGGTGttccattatttattttagtaattttcaaTGATTATTCATTTGTAGCTAACCATAATGGCACAACTTGTAATATTTCATCTTTAgctgtaaacaaattaaagttaataaaaacaaaatcagctTTATTTGAAGcagttagatttttaaaaaataaagaaagttcgCTTCAGTTAAATATTCTATTCGAACACCTTAATGCTGTGAGAAAAGTTAATGTTGGTGAAGTTTTATATACTTCAGATATTATATGTAGAGCATATAAGTATTTTGCTATGCGACGAAGTTTATATGATTGTTTGTGTATTGACTACAAGTTGCCAAGTATAAGGACTTTAACACGATtgacttcaaaaataaactcaatGGAGGACCTAAGTTtcataaatagtatttttatgaatttaaatccATTGAAAACAACTTCCATACTACTAATTGATGAGGTCTATGTCAAAGCTTTATTACTTTACCAAAGAGGTGCTTTGTTTGGTCAAGCAGTAAACTACCCTGAAAAGTtagctaaaattttatcatttatgatTAAATGTCTTTTTGGAGGTCCAAAATTTATATGTAGAGCTCAACCTGTTGCAAATCTTTCCCCTGAATTTTAG
- the LOC100208847 gene encoding peptidyl-prolyl cis-trans isomerase Fkbp12 isoform X2, producing the protein MGVERKVIKEGDGSKPKAGQRVKVHYTGTLTDGKKFDSSRDRGRPFEFTLGKGEVIKGWDEGVAQMSKGERATLTCSPDYAYGASGHPPVIPKQATLIFDVELISFH; encoded by the exons ATGGGTGTCgaaagaaaagttattaaagaagGAGACG gtAGCAAACCAAAAGCTGGTCAAAGAGTAAAAGTTCATTACACAG GTACACTTACTGATGGGAAAAAATTCGACTCATCTCGTGATCGTGGTAGACCGTTTGAATTTACTTTAGGTAAAGGCGAGGTAATTAAAGGTTGGGACGAAGGTGTAGCTCAAATGTCAAAAGGTGAACGAGCAACGTTAACGTGTTCTCCTGATTATGCCTATGGTGCCAGTGGTCATCCTCCTGTTATTCCTAAACAGGCTACTCTTATATTTGACGTTGAGCTAATTAGTTTTCACTAA